In Thermococcus bergensis, one DNA window encodes the following:
- a CDS encoding serine/threonine protein kinase, with the protein MYAIGLPSSGVLAIMYIYSKKLERASKALLLMSLIAMTVGLVQLWRAISIYRELGAVYLNIENAVKGTIAAVTGNYPKMDEVYWGTEWIILKFAAMFLGLPLVYGVFLFFPILLLPKNSILRKISLLFAFTFGLILQGYLIFVSKIAETADMLPFYLSLILITSWEVPLIFEKVKRLNKPEILAGITLLYLGVFGLYYLYYSALTGDIGWAPNEYIPISFSGYITGLFLPYQAFLLSNYIQKKVPTNKLAVLLSLPALIQIFLIAIIAIYDGVEVDIPFWYEMLLSPYLIPIAFPFLSEELRTIFEFEVEKPKLIYGPSIDALRELYERVEYIGEGGFAYVFKAIRKRDGKTVAVKIPKTLNPAMGRMFIKEVGNWLHLIHPNIVRLYEVNIIPVPYIEMEYCEDSLEREKKPMEAEKAAWLVFNAAEGLKYAHSKRILHRDLKPSNILLKNGIPKISDWGLSKFIGEESTTTMAFTPYYASPEQIAPETFGEVDERSDIWQLGVVFYELLTGKRPFDGGSLSSLAQAITTKEPPRPSELNPDARPFDNIVLKMLAKRKEERYGSVEELQRDLAKILGISYQRKLERSVSSKDFSRSAFYAGELALMHLKLGNYKDALKYLNDLKVYSKSRELDGLIKQVELAMEEGVKLGEDFLAHAEVLIHEIKMGR; encoded by the coding sequence TTGTATGCTATTGGACTCCCCAGTTCGGGAGTCCTTGCAATAATGTATATCTATTCTAAAAAGCTTGAGAGAGCATCAAAAGCATTACTTCTAATGTCTTTAATAGCCATGACGGTTGGATTAGTCCAGTTATGGAGAGCGATTTCAATTTACAGAGAACTAGGAGCTGTCTATCTTAACATTGAAAATGCGGTAAAAGGAACAATAGCAGCTGTTACTGGTAATTACCCAAAGATGGACGAAGTATATTGGGGAACTGAATGGATAATACTAAAATTTGCAGCAATGTTCTTAGGGCTTCCCCTTGTTTACGGAGTGTTTCTATTCTTCCCGATTCTTTTATTACCTAAAAATTCCATATTAAGGAAGATATCGTTGTTATTTGCCTTTACCTTTGGTCTAATACTTCAAGGATACTTAATCTTTGTTTCTAAGATTGCAGAAACAGCAGACATGTTACCTTTTTATCTTTCTTTGATATTAATTACATCATGGGAAGTTCCTCTAATATTTGAAAAAGTTAAAAGGCTGAATAAACCAGAAATTCTTGCCGGAATCACTTTATTATACCTTGGGGTTTTTGGACTTTATTATCTATATTACAGCGCTTTAACAGGCGATATCGGTTGGGCTCCTAACGAGTACATTCCTATAAGCTTCTCAGGATACATAACGGGCTTGTTCCTACCATATCAGGCTTTTTTACTTTCTAATTATATCCAGAAAAAAGTACCCACTAATAAACTTGCGGTTTTATTATCCCTTCCTGCTCTTATACAGATTTTTTTAATAGCTATTATAGCTATTTATGATGGAGTAGAAGTTGATATCCCATTTTGGTATGAGATGTTGCTTTCGCCATATCTCATCCCAATTGCATTTCCTTTCCTCTCTGAGGAACTTCGTACAATTTTTGAATTTGAAGTAGAAAAACCAAAACTGATTTACGGTCCATCAATTGATGCTCTCCGTGAATTATATGAAAGGGTAGAATACATTGGAGAAGGAGGATTCGCATATGTTTTCAAGGCTATCCGAAAGAGAGATGGTAAGACAGTTGCTGTAAAAATTCCAAAAACACTAAATCCAGCTATGGGAAGAATGTTCATTAAAGAAGTTGGCAACTGGCTTCACCTTATACATCCTAACATAGTCCGTTTATACGAGGTAAACATTATTCCGGTTCCGTACATCGAGATGGAGTACTGTGAGGACTCCCTCGAAAGGGAGAAGAAGCCGATGGAGGCAGAGAAGGCGGCCTGGCTGGTCTTCAACGCGGCCGAAGGTCTGAAGTACGCACACTCCAAGAGGATACTCCACAGGGATTTGAAGCCAAGCAACATCCTCCTGAAGAACGGAATTCCCAAGATTTCCGACTGGGGGCTGAGCAAGTTTATTGGAGAGGAAAGTACCACTACAATGGCTTTTACACCATATTATGCCTCTCCCGAGCAGATAGCTCCGGAGACCTTCGGCGAGGTTGACGAGAGGAGCGACATCTGGCAGTTAGGCGTCGTCTTCTACGAACTCCTAACGGGCAAGCGCCCCTTCGACGGCGGCTCCCTTTCGAGCTTAGCCCAGGCGATAACCACGAAGGAGCCGCCGAGGCCGAGCGAGCTGAACCCCGACGCTAGGCCCTTCGACAACATCGTCCTCAAGATGCTCGCCAAGAGGAAAGAGGAGCGCTATGGGAGCGTCGAGGAGCTCCAGAGAGACCTGGCAAAGATCCTCGGCATTAGCTACCAGAGGAAGCTTGAGAGGAGCGTATCCTCAAAGGACTTCTCCCGTTCGGCCTTCTACGCCGGCGAGCTCGCGCTGATGCACCTCAAGCT
- a CDS encoding IS982 family transposase (programmed frameshift), translating into MVVMNFQQEILIIKSEIYPIISKHYPKNTHREIISLYDLITFAILAHLHFNGVYKHAYRVLIEEMKLFPKIRYNKLTERLNRHEKLLLLAQEELFKKHAREYVRILDSKPIQTKELARKNRKDKEGSSEVISEKPAVGFVPSKKKFYYGYKLTCYSDGNLLALLSVDPANKHDVSVVREKFWVIVEEFSGCFLFLDKGYVSRELQEEFLKFGVVYTPVKRENQVSNLEEKKFYKYLSDFRRRIETLFSKFSEFLLRPSRSVSLRGLAVRILGAILAVNLDRLYNFTGGGN; encoded by the exons GTGGTTGTTATGAACTTTCAGCAGGAAATCCTGATCATAAAATCCGAAATCTATCCGATAATCAGCAAACACTACCCGAAAAACACTCACAGGGAAATAATCAGCCTCTACGACCTAATAACCTTCGCAATACTAGCACACTTGCACTTTAACGGAGTTTACAAGCACGCTTACAGAGTCCTAATCGAAGAAATGAAGCTGTTCCCCAAAATCAGGTACAACAAACTAACAGAACGCTTGAACAGGCACGAAAAACTCCTGCTCCTAGCGCAGGAAGAATTATTCAAAAAACACGCCAGAGAATACGTTAGAATACTGGACTCAAAGCCCATTCAGACCAAGGAGTTGGCCAGAAAAAACAGGAAGGATAAGGAGGGTTCTTCAGAAGTCATCTCTGAAAAGCCCGCAGTTGGGTTTGTTCCCTCTA AAAAAAAGTTTTACTATGGGTACAAGCTGACCTGTTACTCTGATGGAAATTTGCTGGCTTTGCTGTCCGTTGATCCGGCGAATAAGCATGATGTGAGTGTTGTCAGGGAAAAGTTCTGGGTGATTGTTGAGGAGTTTTCTGGCTGTTTTCTGTTTTTGGATAAGGGTTACGTTAGTAGAGAACTTCAGGAGGAATTCCTGAAGTTTGGCGTTGTTTACACGCCGGTGAAGCGGGAGAATCAGGTTAGTAATCTGGAGGAGAAGAAGTTTTACAAGTACTTGTCTGACTTTCGCAGGAGGATTGAGACTTTGTTTTCGAAGTTTTCTGAGTTTCTTCTGAGGCCGAGCAGGAGTGTTAGTTTGAGGGGGTTAGCTGTCAGGATTTTAGGGGCGATTCTGGCCGTGAATCTGGACAGATTATACAACTTCACAGGTGGTGGGAACTAG
- a CDS encoding chromosome assembly protein encodes MKILDRFRKNPVEKLSLRELQEEEIRLRNRLERMKKEINNIERKKKQLFQEGVGADVLKKKMLAQEIKSLDLEEKLKLRDFTTAQRQYTLVKNLIIVKKYEKELRKIGIWDKLAKIAPEQLETALVKINLDGKEFDEMVNSLNRVFEMEVAEFEATEDQTEKELLQAWAMVEAGEADIEEAFEKVKEKESKELEEL; translated from the coding sequence ATATTGGATAGGTTTAGGAAAAACCCTGTCGAAAAACTCTCCCTAAGGGAGCTCCAAGAGGAAGAGATAAGGCTAAGAAACCGCTTGGAAAGAATGAAGAAGGAAATAAACAACATAGAGAGGAAGAAAAAGCAACTCTTCCAGGAAGGAGTCGGAGCAGATGTCTTAAAGAAGAAGATGCTTGCTCAGGAAATTAAAAGCCTCGACCTTGAAGAAAAGCTCAAGCTCAGGGACTTTACAACGGCTCAGAGGCAGTACACGTTAGTTAAGAACCTCATCATTGTAAAGAAGTACGAGAAGGAGTTAAGAAAAATAGGTATATGGGACAAGTTAGCCAAAATTGCGCCCGAGCAACTTGAGACTGCCTTGGTAAAGATAAACCTCGATGGAAAGGAATTCGATGAGATGGTCAACAGCCTCAACAGAGTCTTTGAAATGGAAGTTGCTGAGTTTGAGGCTACAGAGGATCAGACAGAAAAAGAGCTTCTTCAAGCCTGGGCGATGGTTGAAGCTGGGGAGGCAGACATAGAGGAGGCGTTTGAAAAGGTTAAGGAAAAAGAGTCAAAGGAGCTGGAGGAGTTGTGA